The sequence below is a genomic window from Clostridium putrefaciens.
GGACATTTAATTTGTCAAAAGACTTAATAGAAGATGTAAGTCAAATAGTGATAACTTGTAACAAAGATGGAGAGCTTGCAAATAGGGTGAAGAGTAGTGATAAGGACTTGCTTTTGTTGATGCCTGAAGAGAGTAATGATAAAAGCTTTGCTATGACAAGCTCCTTTAGTTGTATGCTTTTAACTGTGCTTTGTATATTTGATATAAAGAATACAGATGAAAATTTAATAAATACTATTATTAAAAATGCTACAAAAATTTTAGATAATCACTGTGATGAAATAAACAAATTAGTTGAAATGGATTTTAAAAGGGTTGTATATCTAGGGTCTGGATCTTTAAAAGGATTAACTAAAGAAAGCTCATTAAAGAATCTTGAGCTTACAAGTGGCAGGGTAGATACTTATAATGAAGCTGTTTTAGCATTTAGACATGGTCCAAAGTCGGTAATAAACGATGAAACTTTAATAATAGTCTTTTTGTCCAATGATTCCTATACTAGAAAATATGATTTAGATTTAATAAAAGAAATACATGGGGATAATGGAGAACAGAAAGTTGCTGTAATTAGTCACAAAGAATATGAAGAACTTAAAGGACATTGTGACTATTACTTAAGTTTAGATAAAGAAGAAATAGATGACGCCTTTAGTGCAATGGAATTTGTTGTATTTGCTCAGCTATTTGGAATGTTTAATTCCTTGCGTCTAGGTATAAGTCCAGATAATCCAAGACCAGATGGCTCGGTAAATAGGGTGGTTAAAGGAGTAAGTATATACCCATTTAACTAATTATAGGTTAATAAAAGAAGGAATATAATAATTTAAAAAGGATGGTATAGTATGGAGAGAATAGTATCAAGTAAAAATATGTTATTAATGGCACAAAAGGAAGGGTATGCAGTACCAGCTTTTAATATACACAACTTAGAAACAATACAAGCTGTATTAGAAACTTGCTCAGAAATGGGATCACCTGTTATATTAGCTGGTACACCGTCAACAATATCTTATGCTGGAGCTGAGTATATAGTATCTATCGCTGATGCTGCAAGTAAGATATACAATATACCTATATCTATACATTTAGATCATTTCGAGAAAATAGAGCAAATAGAAAGATATGTTAAGATGGGATTTAAATCAGCTATGATAGATGCTTCGCATGAAGACTTTGAAAAGAATATACAAATTGCAAAAAGCATAGTAGATTTTGCTCATATGTATGATACAACTGTTGAGGCTGAGCTTGGAAGATTAGGTGGACAAGAAGATGATATTATAGTTGATGAAAAAGATTCAATATATACAAATCCTGAAAAGGCA
It includes:
- a CDS encoding SIS domain-containing protein, which produces MKKIFNRAIEEIKDRGALNTATEIYNQPKLWKEVLNILTESKDKIASFMEGAINKEGLRIILTGAGTSAYVGEIAAPYLSKLLGIKVEAIATTDIVSNPKEYLQKNNPTILVSFARSGNSPESVGTFNLSKDLIEDVSQIVITCNKDGELANRVKSSDKDLLLLMPEESNDKSFAMTSSFSCMLLTVLCIFDIKNTDENLINTIIKNATKILDNHCDEINKLVEMDFKRVVYLGSGSLKGLTKESSLKNLELTSGRVDTYNEAVLAFRHGPKSVINDETLIIVFLSNDSYTRKYDLDLIKEIHGDNGEQKVAVISHKEYEELKGHCDYYLSLDKEEIDDAFSAMEFVVFAQLFGMFNSLRLGISPDNPRPDGSVNRVVKGVSIYPFN
- a CDS encoding tagatose bisphosphate family class II aldolase — protein: MERIVSSKNMLLMAQKEGYAVPAFNIHNLETIQAVLETCSEMGSPVILAGTPSTISYAGAEYIVSIADAASKIYNIPISIHLDHFEKIEQIERYVKMGFKSAMIDASHEDFEKNIQIAKSIVDFAHMYDTTVEAELGRLGGQEDDIIVDEKDSIYTNPEKAQEYVERTGIDSLAVAIGTAHGLYKGTPKLDFERLKEIKDKVKVPLVLHGASNIPDELVRKAISIGICKVNIATDLKIPFATAVKDFFKNNPDESDPRKYMTPGKIAMKEIIKKKIEVCGSANRY